TCGCCGACCGAAGATCCTGTCCCCATCAGTGCCATTCCCATCTCGTTCATCACCGTTCTCACATCGGCAAAATCGAGGTTGATGAGGCCGTGAACGACAATCAAGTCGGATATTCCCTTAACGGCCTGATGCAGGACCTGATCGGCCTGTTTGAATGCGTCGAGAACCGTCATGTCGCTGGAGACAACTTCTAGAAGTTTTTCATTGGGAATGGTGATTAGCGTATCCACCGCACCCCTCAGTTCAGCAATCCCGCGATCGGCCTGAAGAGAACGATGCCTTCCTTCGAAAGTGAAAGGCCTTGTCACTACGCCGACTGTAAGCGCGCCGAGCTCTTTCGCTATCTTCGCAATCACCGGTGCACCGCCGGTTCCGGTTCCGCCTCCCATCCCGGCTGTGATAAAAACCATATCCGCACCTTCGAGATATTCGGCTATCGCCCTCTGATCTTCGAGGGCCGCATTTTTGCCGACATCCGGGTTGGCTCCAGCCCCGAGGCCCTTCGTAAGCTCGCGGCCGATCTGGATTTTAGTTGGGGCGAGGCTGGCCCTCAGGCACTGCATGTCCGTATTGGCTGCTATAAAATCGACTCCGTCGATGCCGCACTCAACCATGGTATTAACCGCGTTTCCACCGCCGCCTCCTACGCCTATCACCTTTATCTTAGCATTCTGAGAGTGTTTTTCTATTAGTTCGAACATAATTCCTCCATTTCAATTTCAATGGTTAATTGGTGAAGCCGCGGTTAAAAAATTTCCCCCAGCCATTCCCTCATTCTGCCTATCACCTTGGTGTGAACATTGCGCTCCTTGACCTTGAAGCGCTTGTCCTGCCTTTCGGCGTTGGCACCTGACATCACGAGGCCCACACCTGTAGCGTACATCGGATATTTAACAACATCCACCAGACC
This genomic window from Myxococcales bacterium contains:
- the ftsZ gene encoding cell division protein FtsZ: MFELIEKHSQNAKIKVIGVGGGGGNAVNTMVECGIDGVDFIAANTDMQCLRASLAPTKIQIGRELTKGLGAGANPDVGKNAALEDQRAIAEYLEGADMVFITAGMGGGTGTGGAPVIAKIAKELGALTVGVVTRPFTFEGRHRSLQADRGIAELRGAVDTLITIPNEKLLEVVSSDMTVLDAFKQADQVLHQAVKGISDLIVVHGLINLDFADVRTVMNEMGMALMGTGSSVGEGRALDAATKAISSPLLEDTSIKGATGILINITGGENMTLHEISEASKLVQEEAHEDANILFGAVIDGKMKDEVRVTVIATGFNKPLARVARPAVATSTSYGISAQANSVKIPAVNVQPEQVSQPTLSPAPVMVKPISSYPAGATRHSPSSNAFSVSSLGSASKQEEIGGDFRELTRDIGVLEFQNDEYDIPTFLRKQAD